A stretch of Besnoitia besnoiti strain Bb-Ger1 chromosome III, whole genome shotgun sequence DNA encodes these proteins:
- a CDS encoding hypothetical protein (encoded by transcript BESB_049390), producing MAFSPSASCSLRSSSGSLALRAPRGGGRAVLSLLPASACGGVPSAGVSAFRGGTSSSLTFRPLSQSTVDSLLLSPSFLRKTCKCRLSSLRPSPRCSLLPTHTLKGPPLKLLARRVCECLWGSPWSSSFGLLCLLLLLQSVLHTSPSLRRPGHFLASSVASTTQFAPSASPPLSTLSPRPFFSAVSFLLPPLCLGVSRLSSPLFFASSAGPALSLLATLAPAAAAGVSLSPVSGSPSTLRRPRSDLSSLASPSAAPSCPEAVPFSSSRPPHAAAVASSLPRLSAGLSSRVGESSGASWRRWRAPVASAGARHLLGGLRCLTFAAPLAFQQPPQPGRRLWDSAGHTWESLSASREGPIRSQGQGAEAWQRALIPRHLPPLLFLQTTWPQLASLATSRVVSAPSVFLSSSSPCEDLRRAPASLFSSCRQRASPRVSPPPSAGEIAGACGEDPRGRSAAPLFASFFSAFFSSVKEKAAQRAAEGDEAREAAKPGAAEREAGRANSAAESERGARAIDAEDSWSFTQAQRKGERPEGSPGASANGEASREPPAQTAAERKGEESEESPQHPAGDERKTRRRPWNYGRPWSDEIRKKIAERTRDAMQRLKAEKDAQKKPGEESQAPSSASSGVRASLSPTARQKLSERLRARWRDPEARLKLLQLGRQRRQSAATRAAIAQSVRRRWREDSAYAERVRQAQAKVNASGEKRKKISDTLKRLWKDEAFRQRMKTTRRPYTEERRRALSAKITAMWADHGEYRSRTIDAIRSRFDRLREEEGLASSRKARGSRSPTQGAFSRLASRHASSGSRAPDLLSLLGVKQPPHSQRQEFWQRMYQKLLSEETEGERDAAVDEENGARRGSEMREAHLLEMSC from the exons atGGCAttctctccttccgcgtcgtGCTCGCTTCGTTCGTCATCTGGttccctcgctctccgcgcgcctcgcggaggaggcagagccgTTCTTTCGCTTTtgcctgcctctgcatgcggaggcGTCCCCTCGGCCGGTGTCTCTGCATTTCGCGGCGGCACGTCGTCTTCCCTGACTTTTCGCCCTCTCTCACAGTCGACTGTCGACTCACTGCTGCTCTCCCCCTCTTTTCTGCGGAAAACGTGCAAATGTCGTCTCTCTTCACTtcgcccgtcgcctcgctgcagtcTATTACCTACACACACGCTCAAGGGGCCTCCGCTGAAGCTGCTCGCGCGTAGGGTTTGCGAGTGTCTCTGGGGCAGTCCTTGGTCTTCGTCTTTCGGTCTCCTgtgtctgctgcttcttctccagTCCGTCCTGCACacttctccttctctgcgccgtccaGGGCActttctcgcttcttctgtgGCGTCGACTACTCAGTTTGCTCCGTCAGCGTCGCCACCCCTGTCGACTCTATCTCCGcggcctttcttctctgctgtctccttcctccttccgcctctctgcctcggagtgtcgcggctctcttcgcctctcttcttcgcttcttctgccggtcctgcgctctctctgctcgccaccctcgcgccggccgccgcagccggtgTCTCGCTTTCTCCCGTATCGGGATCCCCTTCGACCTTGCGGCGACCTCGCTCAGATCTGTCTTCTCTGGCGTCGCcatccgccgcgccttcttgtCCTGAGGCGGTGCCCTTCTCatcctcgcgccctcctcacgcggcggccgtcgcctcctctcttccgcgcctctctgctgggTTATCTTCGCGCGTCGGGGAGTCATCTGGTGCGTcctggcgtcgctggcgagctcccgtcgcgtctgcaggcgcccgccaccTTCTGGGCGGTCTCCGTTGCCTCAccttcgcagcgccgcttGCTTTTCagcagcctccgcagccagGCAGGCGACTCTGGGACTCCGCAGGGCACACGTGggagtctctctccgcctctcgagaGGGACCAATCCGCTCGCAGGGgcagggcgcagaggcctgGCAACGCGCGCTGATTCCCAGGCATCTGCCGCCGCTACTCTTCTTGCAGACGACATGGCCGCAATTAGCGTCTCTGGCGACTTCGCGCGTTGTTTCTGCGCCGTCTGTcttcctttcttcctcctctccctgcgaggacctgcggcgcgcgcctgcgtctctcttttcttcttgtcgccagcgcgcctctccccgaGTCTCTCCGCCCCCGAGCGCCGGAGAGAtcgctggcgcctgcggcgaggacccgcgcgggcggtcggcagcgccgctcttcgcgtccttcttcagcgccttcttctcctcggtCAAGGAaaaggcagcgcagcgcgcggcggagggcgacgaggcgcgtgaagcagcgaagccaggagccgcggagcgcgaggcggggagggcgaactcagcagcagagagtgaaagaggcgcgcgcgcgatagacgcggaagacagcTGGAGCttcacgcaggcgcagaggaaaggaGAGCGACCTGAGGGCTCCCctggcgcgagcgcgaacggcgaagcgagccgcgagcctcCTGCACAAACAGCAGCAGAGcgaaaaggcgaagaaagcgaagagtCGCCTCAGCACCCCGCAGGGGATGAGCGcaagacgcgaaggagaccgTGGAACTACGGGCGTCCCTGGTCCGACGAAATTCGCAAAAAAATTGCAGAGAG gacGCGGGACGCCATGCAGCGCCtcaaggcggagaaggacgcgcagaagaaacCGGGCGAAGAAAGCCAGGCTCCCAGCTCAGCCTCTTCGGGCGTCCGC gcgtcgctgtctcctaCGGCCAGGCAGAAGCTCTccgagcgcctgcgagcccGCTGGAGAGATCCCGAGGCGCGCCTGAAGCTCCTTCAGCTGGGAAGACAA AGACGGCAGTCTGCggccacgcgcgcggctATCGCGCAGAGCGTGCGGAGACGATGGAGGGAGGACTCTGCGTACGCAGAGAGAGTccgccaggcgcaggcgaag gtgaacgccagcggagaaaagcggaagaagatTTCTGACACGCTGAAGCGCCTC TGGAAGGACGAAGCTTTCCGCCAGCGCATGAAAACTACTCGGCGACCCTACACcgaggagcgccgccgggctCTGAGCGCCAAGATCAC CGCCATGTGGGCAGACCACGGCGAGTACCGCAGTCGCACGATAGACGCCATTCGCTCGCGGTTCGATCGCctgagagaggaagaaggcctTGCCTCTTCACGaaaggcgcgaggcagccggaGCCCGACGCAGGGAGCcttttcgcgtctcgcgtctcgccACGCGTCG AGCgggtcgcgggcgccagaTCTGCTCAGCCTCTTGGGTGTTAAACAG CCCCCTCACTCTCAGCGCCAAGAGTTCTGGCAACGCATGTACCAAAAATTGTTGAGTGAAGAGACCGAAGGTGAAAGAGACGCGGCTGTggacgaagaaaacggagcaaggcgaggaagcgaaatGCGGGAGGCCCATCTTTTAGAGATGTCGTGTTAG